In the Mesorhizobium sp. M1D.F.Ca.ET.043.01.1.1 genome, TGGTGGCAATCCCGATCTGAAAAAGATGGAGGTCGAATCTCGTGCGGTGGCGCAAGCGGTCGATGAAGCGAAGCAAACGATCGCCTCTTTGCTCTCCGAGGCGTTGCGCGACCGTCCAGACAGTTTCCTCGAGGATGTGAAATCAAAGATCGCAGACGAGCGCGTCCTTTCAGAGCAGGATGGCGCGCGGGCGATGCTGCCCCGGGGCCAAATCATCTCGCGTGACATGCGCGCGATGACGCAGGGCATGCGCTTAGCGCCACACCAAGCCGTCACGCTTAAGATGGCGTTACTCGGGGCACCGGGCATCGTCGCGCGTAAGATCTCCGGTCTTGCACGGCAGGCCGGTTCCCATCTTCTCCGGGTGGAGGGGCGGAAGCGAAAATCCGCGCTGGTGGGCACCAATGTGTTCATTGGCCACGGCCGCAGTCTCCTTTGGCGCGCGCTCAAAGACTTCGTCCAGGACCGGCTGCATTTGCCGGCCGACGAGTTCAATCGCGTCCCCGTGGCAGGCGTTACAAATATCGCCCGGTTGTCCGAGATGCTCGATTCCGCGGCGATCGCTTTCATCATCCTCACCGCCGAGGATGAAATGAAGGATGGCAAGCTACAGGCACGCATGAATGTCATTCACGAGGTCGGCCTGTTTCAAGGTCGACTCGGTTTCACCCGGGCGCTTGTGATGCTTGAGGAAGGATGCGAAGAGTTTTCTAACATCCAGGGCCTTGGCCAGTTGCGGTTTCCCGTAGGCAATATCACAGCTTCGTTTGAGGACGTTCGACGTCTCCTTGAGCGCGAAGGTCTGATCGATACCCACTAGGCTGTCATCGACGCACGCCTGGCGCCCCTGCTAAGAGCGGTCGGGCCGGCTTCCATCCCTAACGCTTTAGGCTTTGGCCGTAGACGCGATCGATTTCGCTTGTCCCTGCCCGAGTTTAGGTCGCTGCTTTCCCGCAATCCGTTGGGACAGAAGGTCGTCAGAAAACTCAGCATTGGCAACGTGCGCACGACAGCGACGTCCTGACTTCATTTCGGACTGCCACACAGATAATTCCGGACATAGCAAGCCTCAAATTAATTTGATTCAAATATCGCCGTTACTTGGATTGGATTCAGGATGCCTTCCGACTCGATCACCTGCCTCAATCCGATGCCTTCGACAAGCGCCCGGTGGGCTAGCTTGGCGGCTTTGCTGTATCCTAAGACTGGGTTCAGAGCGGCGGCTAAGATCAATGAATTGTCGTGCAGCGATCTGCAGCGCTCGGCGTCGGCTTCAATGCCGTCAATGCAACGTATTCGTAAGAGGTCCATGCCTTTTGCAAGCAGGCGTATGGATTGCAGAATGTTGAGAACGATTACAGGTTCCATTGCGTTCAATTGCAGCTGCCCCGCACTGGCAGCAAGCGTGACGGTCAGGTCATTTCCAATCACCTGGAACCCGATCTGATTCATCATCTCCGGGATAACCGGATTGACTTTTCCCGGCATGATGGATGAGCCGGCCTGCAGTGCAGGGAGACGTATTTCGCCGATTCCCGCGCGCGGCCCACTAGAGAGCAGGCGAAGGTCGTTGCACACCTTTGACAGTTTTACGGAGATGCGCTTCAATGCGCCGGAGACAGTTACGAAGGCACCGGTGTCCGACGTAGCCTCGACCAGATTGCGCGCGGGACGAACGGCTACACCTGAGATGTTTGATAAATGCGCACAGGCGATACCTGAAAACCCTTTCGGGGCATTTACGCCTGTGCCTATCGCGGTGCCGCCCAGATTGACTTCTGTCATCAGCTGAATAGAGCTCTCAAACAGAAGAATGTCATTCTCGATAGTTGCGGCGAAGGCATCAAATTCCTGACCAAGATACATCGGCACCGCGTCCTGGAGTTGGGTGCGTCCTACCTTGACAATGCCGGCGAACTCCAATCCTTTTTGCCGGAATGCCGCAGCAAGCTCGCGCTGGGAATTAAGCAACGTCTCGCAACAGCGTAGCAGGGTTAGCCGAATCGCGGTCGGATATACATCGTTGGTTGACTGGGAAAGGTTGACGTGGTCGTTTGGATTGATCGTGTCGTAGTCGCCCGCTCGGTTGCCGATATCCAACAGTGACAAGTTGGCGATCACTTCATTAAAATTCATGTTAGTCGACGTGCCTGCGCCGCCTTGCATCATGTCGACTGGAAAATGTGGCTTTAGAACATCCCCGGCAATAATTCGGTCGCAAGCCCGGGCGATAGCCGCTCCGATGCCGGGCTGGATCAGACCAAGCTCCAAATTCGCCTCAACAGCAGCCTTCTTGACCATTGCCATGGCCGCTATGAACTCCGGGAAGTCATGCAGGCGGATGCCCGAAACGTCGAAATTCTCGGCCGCTCGGAGTGTGTGAATTCCGAAGAGAGCATCAGAAGGCAGGTGCCTTTCGCCAACCAGGTCGCTCTCAACGCGCGTGTCCGCTTCCACAGTCACCATTTGCTGTTTTATCCGCGGTTGATACAAACAACTTTGGGCTGGGTCATTTCCTCATAGGCGAAGCGCACGCCTTCCCTGCCTATGCTGCCGTATTTAGAGCCTCCGAACGGCATGGCATCGAAGCGGTAATCGGAGGAGTCGTTGATCATCACCCCGCCAGCCTCGATCCTGTTTGCCGCCTCAAGCGCGACAGACAGGTTGCTGGTGAAAATGCCGGCATGCAGACTGTATTCCGGCTGATTGGCCATCTCGATGGCTTCGTCGAGGGTCCTGAAAGGAGCAAGCATGACCACCGGCGCGAACACTTCCTCATGCCATAGCCGGCAGCTCGTCGGAGTGCCTTCGAGAACGGTGGGGTGGTAGAGGGAGCCTTCACGCTGGTGGCCGCAAAGCAGTTTGGCGCCGGCGTTGATAGCGTCATTGACCGCTGCTTCGGTGCGTTCGGCGACCTCCTGCGATATCATCGGACCGACATCGGTGTCCTCGTGGAAAGGATCGCCTGCCTTGAGCCTTTTGGTTGCGCCGACAAAGGCATCGCGGAAGCGTTCATAAAGTTCGGACTGCACCAGGACACGTTGAGCGCCGATGCAATTTTGCCCGGCAGCCCAGAAGGCGCCGGATACGCAGCCTTCGACCGCCTTGTCGAAGGCGCAATCGTTCATCACGACGACCGGCGCATTGCCGCCCAGTTCCATCGCGAGTTTCTTCAGTCCAGCTTTCCGGGTAATGGCTTCCCCGGTGGCGAAGCCGCCGGTGAAGGAGACCATGCGGACGTCTCGTGCAGCAACCAGGGCTGTAACGAGTTCTCTGTCGCCGTGAACAACGGTAATGACCTCCCGCGGCAAGCCCGCCTCCAAAAGCGCGGCGACAAGATTAATCGCGGAAAACGGTGTCAGATTTGACGGTTTGAGCAGCACGGCATTACCGCCGGCGATGGCAGGACCGAGTTTATGAGCGACAAGGTTCAGGGGGTCGTTGTACGGGGTAATGGCAGCGATGATGCCAAGCGGCTCACGCGTGAACCAGCCCTGACGCTGTTCTGATCCTGCATAGGCGTCGAAGGGCACGATCTCGCCGGCGTTGCGTTTCGCCTCTTCGGCGGAAAGCTTCAGCGTGTTGACGCAACGAAGCACTTCCTTGCGGGCCTGATTGATCGTCTTGCCGGATTCGCGGACGATGGTCTTAACGAATGTATCACGACGACTCTCGACAATTTGCGCGGCGGACTCGAGGATACTGGCACGCCCATGCCTTGGCAGGTTGCGGGAAATCTCGGCCCCGCGACGAGCCCCCGCCACAAGTTCACCGATCTCGCACGCATCTGTTGCATCGACCGTTCCAACAAGCGATCCGTCATAGGGGCTATTGACGGTGATCGTCGCCAAGCTGGTCGTGACGTGAAGTTTGGCAGCGGTCATAAGCCGGCTTCCTCTTTCGTTGTGGCGCGCCCTGCGGCGGGTCCCCAGGCTTGCCGGACAGGCGAGGTTCAAGACCCTGCCCCACCAGTTCCACTGCAGCGAATTGACCATGCCTGGGCAGTTGGTATGGTCGCTACGAGCGCCCGTGATCAGTCAGATCTTCTGGCCCTCGAGAACAAGATCGTCGATCACGCCACGCACCGCCTTCTCGGCAATCCCGACAATCTCGTCGACTTCAGCCTTGGTGGTCACGAGCGGCGGCGCGAAGCCGAGGATGTCGCCATGCGGCATGGCGCGGGCAATGAGGCCGCGCTCACGCGCCGCCTTTGAAATGCGGGCGCCCACCTTGAGCGCCGGATCAAAACGCTTGCGGTTGTCGCGGTCGGCGACGAACTCGATGGCGCCCATGAGGCCGACGCCGCGGACTTCGCCGACGATCGGCAGCTGCGCGAACTTCTCCTTGAGCTGCGCCTGAAAATAGGCGCCCACGTCGCGGGCATTGCCAGGCAGGTCTTCCTTCTCGACGATATCGAGCACCGCGTTGGCCGCGGCAGCCCCAATCGGGTGACCCGAATAGGTGTAGCCATGCGAGAATGCGCCAACCTTGTCGGCCCCGTCCTCCAGGACCTGGTAGACCTTCTCGCCGACGATCGCCGCAGAAAGCGGGAAATAGGCCGAGGTCAGACCCTTGGCGATCGTGATGAGGTCCGGCTCGATCCCGTAATGCTGTGAGCCGAACATCGAGCCGGTACGACCGAACCCGGTGATCACTTCGTCAGCGATCAGAAGCACGTCGTGCTTCTTAAGCACCGGCTGGATCGCTTCCCAATAGCCTTGTGGCGGCGGCGTGATGCCTCCCGTGCCGAGCACCGGCTCCCCGATGAAGCCGCCAACATTGTCCGGCCCGAGCCGTTGGATAAGCTGATCGAGTTCCTCGGCGCGCCGTGCTGAGAATTCGCGCTCGGTCTCGCCCGGGTTCGCCCCCCAGTAGTGATGCGGGACGCCGGTGTGCTCGATCTGCGGCAATGGCAGATCCATGTGGTCGTGATAAAAGCTCATGCCAGTCATCGAGCCGGAGATGACGCTGCAGCCGTGATAGCCGCGCTCGCGCGAGATGATCTTCTTCTTGGTCGGCTTGCCACGCAAATTATTGTAGTACCAGACAAGCTTGGCCTGGGTCTCGTTGGCGTCCGAGCCGGACATGCCATAAAACACCTTGCTCATCCTGCCCGGCGCCATCTTCACCAGCCGATCGGACAGGATCGCAAGCTCATCGGTCGTGTGCGCGGCATAGGAATGGTAGTAGGCAAGCCGATACGCCTGGCGGGAAATCGCCTCGGCGACTTCGGTGCGGCCATAGCCGACGTTGACGCAATAGAGCCCGGCAAAGCCATCGATGAATTCGTTGCCGTGCGCGTCCTGAATGCGGATGCCCTTCCCCGTCTCCACGATCGTCGGGTCGCCGAGTTTGCCGCTGGCAAAGTCCTTGAGTTGTGTGAAAGGGTGAAGGACAGAGTTATGGTCCTTTTCGCTGATGTCCTTGATGTTGATCCTCATAAGACCTGCCTTTTGCTGCCGCATCTGCGGCGAGAAATATTAATGGTGACCGAACCCTGCTTGGATGGGAAAAGCGCAGAACATCAGGGACCTTTCGCTTCGACGTATGCTGTCGGTAGAAGGCTATGCCTGCTCGACCGCGACCTCTATTCCACACCAAGAAGCGGCAAACAAAGCTATAGCCTTGGTCACACGCAACAGCGACGATAGGCTCACGCGCTCATCAACGGCATGAATGTGCTCGGCGACCGGTCCGTAGACAAGGCTGGTCATGTTGCCGTGTAAGGTGAAGACTGCAGCGTCGAGGTAGCAAGGCATCACAAAGCGCTGAAGTTCCCGATGGGAACTTTCAGCCAGGGAATGCGCTCGAGCCAGAAGCGCTTCCGCTTCGCCTCCTGGCGTAAGAACATATCCGCCCTGCTTCACGCCGACCCACTCGATCTCTGGCTCGGGACATCCTTTCAAGTGCGGGTCGTTCGAAAATGCCTGTCTGAGGAACCTCTCAAACCTGGAGGCTCGCGCCTCTGCCACCTCGCCGGGGTAGAAGCCGATCCGGCCTTCAAAACGACACTCGCTTGGCACGGAGGCAAGCCACTCGCCTCCGGATATGGTGCCGATCGTCAAAGCTATTGGGTTGTCAACCCCAGCGAAATCGGGCTGAGATATGGGTCTCTCCGCAATCCACTCTTGCTCGAGCTGGCGGAGACGCTCGATAGTGCGAATAGCGATATCGATCGCGCTCCTACCCGCCGCAACCTCGAAAGGGTGAGCGGGAACCCCCCGGACTGTGACAGCAAATTTCAAGACCCCGGTATTCGCGCTGACAAGCTTCTCGTTTGTAGGCTCCGAAATCAGAACTGCATCGGCGTGGAAACCCTCGGCTAGGACCATTGCCGCTCCATTGCCCGTGGTCTCTTCTTCAATCACTGACTGAAACTGAACTGGACCTTTCAGTTTATAGCCCGCGGCCGATAGCGCATCGAGCGCGAACAGGTTTGCAGTCAGGCCAGCCTTCATATCGCCCGCGCCGCGGCCATAAAGCCAGTCCCCGTCGCGGGTGGCCGAGAACGGCTCATATTTCCAACGGCCGCTTGTGCCGACCGGCACAACATCAACATGTGCGTTGAGCGCTAGAGACCTACCGCCTTCGCGCGGCGTCCGCTTCAAGCCTACAACAACGGTCGAATCTTTGAGGGCAAAGCTCGTCGGTGAGAAAGCCGGATCTTTGCCGATACGATCCGAATCGATCGCGAACCTTTGCACGTCATAGCCACGTTTTTGGAGCGCGTCGGATACTATCCTTTGAACGCCTGCTTCCATGCCTCGCAGGGAGGGGGTACGGACCAACTGCGCCAAAAACTCGACCTGCTCATTGAAGTGGCCTTCAACTGCCTTGATGATCCGGTCTATATCCGAGGGCGCCAAGGAAGAGTTGTCGCGTGCAATACCACCAGCGGGATGCGGCACAGAACTTCGTTCGTTCACGTTTGCTCTCCTGACGTACTTAATACGATGTATCTCTCCCCTGTGCGCAGCGTAAAGCTAACGTCTGCTATCGACATGGCATATTTTCTGCTCTTATTGCTAGGGCGACTTTGGCACTTTGATACCTTCGCGGCGAAACGGGCGTTTCAGAAACGTGATGTTGTTCGTGGCGGCGGATGTGGGCGCAGGCCCGCGCCTATAGAGACCTTTGTATCCCGGGCAAGCACCAACAAAGTGTACGGATAGACGTACACCTATGGAATTGGAACCGCGCCGCGCCGGCGATTCGACCGGTGTCACTGCCCGGCGACAAGCCTAGACGTCAGGCAGACCGTCACGGATAACTACCGAAGGATGCGAATAGCGTTATACTGCCCCAAGCAAGATACTGGTCTCTGTCGAGGCAACTCCGTCAATGCTTCGTACTTCTCGAAGTGCACGGTCGAGATCGGAAAGGCTTTCGGCGCGGAGCTCTGCGATGTAATCCCAGACCCCATTCGTCGTATAAAGAGACACAACTTCAGGAATTCCGTTGAGCGCCTTGATGAGCGCCGCGGGTTTCTTGCTAGTGGTCCTTACCCCCATCACTGCGCGCAAAACCGTCTCGTCCAGTTCTTGTCGAGTGCGCACCGTGAACCCGCGCACTGCACCGGAAGATATCAACCGGTCTAGACGCTTCTGGATCGTGCCTCTCGAAACCTGCAGTTTCGCAGCAAGGACTGCAACTGGCATTCGCCCATCCAGGCGCAGAAGCGCAATTAGTCGCCTATCGAAATCGTCCATTGTCTCCACCTCTCGCAATCTGCCCATTTTGATATCGCAATCTGCAACCGAATACTAGCAATTCGTGAGCAAATCGATGCTTTACGCCAGCCATGGCGCCGAAGTAGAGTCTCGAAGGTCAACCCTGCTGAAAACCGATCCCTTCACTACAGACGTAATTCATTCACTGAAGATGTCGGTGGGCTCCCAGGGTGGGGGTAGGCGGGATTTGCTCCCGGCAGGGTACCGAGTCCGACTGTGCGGGGAATTGCATGCGTCACTATTCCGCCTTCTCCATTCTCCGCAATGGCCTATCTGGCAACAAACACTGGTCGCGTGCTTGGCGCGATCCGGCGCCGAAGCCAGCTTACGAGGTTGTCATCGTGGGTGGTGGCGGTCATGGCCTTGCCACCGCCTACTACCTCGCCAAAGAGCATGGAATACGAAACGTCGCCGTCCTCGAGAAGGGTTGGCTCGGGGGCGGCAACACGGGTCGCAACACGACTATTGTTCGTTCAAATTACATGATGCCCGGCAACACCATGTTCTATGAGCGATCGATGCAGCTTTGGGAAAATTTAAGCCAAGAGCTAAACTACAACGTAATGATGTCGCGGCGCGGTTATTACTATTTGTTCCATTCGCCGGGGCAGGGGGATACGGCACGTCGACGCACCAACATCATGCGTGCAAACGGCATCGACGCCGAACTTTTCGATCGCCCAGAGGTCATGAAGCGACTTCCGTACCTCGATTACTCTGAGAACGCGCGCTTTCCCATATACGGCGCAGCATACCAGGGGCGCGCCGGCACCGCACGCCATGACGCAGTTGCCTGGGGCTACGCACGCGCGGCTGACAGACAGGGGATCGATCTCATCCAGCAGTGTGAAGTGACCGGCTACCTATGGGACGATGGACAGATAGTTGGAGTCGAGACGAGCCGTGGCCCGATCCGCGCAAGCAAGGTAGCGCTCGCGGTTGCTGGCCACACAAGCCATCTGGCAGCCAAAGCAGGGCTTCGCCTGCCGATAGAGACACACGTCCTTCAGGCATTTGTCACCGAACCCCTGAAGCCTCTCGTTGATCACGTGATAATATTCGGGGCGGAGCACTTTTACATCAGCCAGTCTGATAAGGGCGGGCTTGTGCTAGGCGGCGATCTTGATGGGTTCAACTCCTATGCTCAGCGCGGTGGACTGCCAATCGTCGAGCATACGCTTCAAAGCGCCAAAGCATTGATGCCATCTCTCTCGCGGCTAAGGCTTCTGCGGCATTGGGCGGGCGCCATGGATATGACAATGGATGGCTCTCCCATCATCGGCAAAATGCCCGTCGACGGACTTTGGCTGAACGGCGGCTGGTGCTACGGCGGTTTCAAGGCGACACCTGCATCCGGATTTTGCTTCGCTTGGACTATTGCAAGAGGAGAATCGCATCCGGACAGCGCAGAATTCACGCTGAAGCGCTTCGAGCGCGGCTACCAGATCGATGAAACGGGCGCCGGACCCCACCCAAAGGCGCATTGAGGTTCGCCCATGCTGAGAATTGAGTGCCCGGTCTGCGGGCTTCGGGACGAAACTGAGTTTGCCTACGGCGAAGATGCTACTGTTCGCCGACCAGATATGGACGAAGCGGATGTCAAGATTTGGCACGACTACGTGTTCATACGCGATAACCCTCGCGGTCCGCATAAGGAATACTGGCATCACGTCGCAGGGTGCAGACAATGGATTCGGGTTGAACGCGATACACTGACCCACGAAATCCTTGGTTCTATCTTGGCTCGAGAGGTGGCTGCATGACAGCGCGACGGCTCCCAAGTGGTGGACGTATCGATCGGTCTCGTAAGGTCAGCGTCCAATTCGACGGTCGGCCGTTGCCGGCATATGCGGGCGACACCCTAGCCTCAGCTTTGCTCGCAAGCGGCCAGAAGATTTTAGGTCGCAGTTTCAAATATCACCGGCCCCGCGGCCTGGTTGCAGCGGGTGTCGAAGAGACAAATGTGCTTGTTCACCTTCGGGACCGCGATCGTCATGAACCCAATGCGCAGGCAACGATGGTGGAAGTCTCCGAAGGTCTGACTTCGACGTCCCAAAACGCTTGGCCGAGCCTTCGGTTTGATCTCGGCGCAGTGAATGGGCTCATGTCGCGATTCTTAGGCGCAGGCTTTTACTACAAGACCTTCATTGGCCCCTTCAACGGGACCAAGTTTTGGATGTTCTGCGAAGGTTTTATCCGCAAGGCCGCTGGGATGGGCCGGGCCAAGGTGCTCGCCGATCCCGATCACTATGAAAAAATAAATGCTTTCTGCGATGTCCTAGTCGTGGGTGCCGGTCCCGCAGGTATCGCTGCTGCGCTCGCGGCGGGTCGCAAGGGCGACAGTGTCATTCTGGTCGAGCAGGACTGCGCCATTGGCGGATCACTTCTCAGCGAGCCGGCTGGTTCGCCTTCCGATGCGTGGCTCGCGAAGGCTCAGTTCGAATTCAAAGATATTCCTAACGTTCGTGTGCTGACGCGTACCACGGCATTCGGTGCATATGACTGTGAGGTGTTCGGCCTTGTAGAGCGAGTACAGGATCACTTGCTCGTGCCTGAGCAGGGAAGACCACGGCAGCGTTATTGGGTTGTGCGAACCAAGCGGGCCGTCTTTGCGACAGGCGCGATCGAACGACCCATGGTTTTCGCCGGCAACGATGTACCCGGCGTCATGCTGACCTCCGCTGTTCGGAGTTACCTGAACCGGTATGCTGTCCTGGCCGGGGAAAGGATCGTCGTAGCGACAAACAATGACAGCGCCTACACCGCTGCCATCGAACTCGCAAATTCCGGTGCCATAGTTACAATTTGCGATATGCGCAACGAAATCCCCGCACAACTTGGCCAGGATGCGAAGCGCGCGGGCATAGTCGTTTGGCCCGGTCATGCAGTCCTGAAAGCGGAGGGTGGGAAACGCGTAAAAGCAGCACAGGTTGTTCCCGTCGGCCGCGATGGTAAAGCAATCGGCAGAGGCGTGCGGGTCGATTGCGATATTGTCACCGTTTCCGGTGGCTGGACTCCAACTCTGCATCTGTGGACCCAGCGCTTCGGAAATCCACGATACGACAAGGATCTGGACGCATTTGTACCGCCGCCGGAAAAAAGAGCCTTCACATGCGTTGGCTCGCTCATCGGTTGCCCATCGCTTCGCGAAGCCCTCGCCCAAGGCGATAGGGCCGGCGGAGGCACCGGAGAGGAACCCCGACTATTTGGCCGGTCTGATTTCTGGGGTCGCAACCTTCTGCCGGTGGCTATCATCACCAAGGCAGATGGTAGCACTCCCGGTAAGGCGTTCGTGGACTTCCAGCATGACGTGAAGCTGGCTGATATCGATCAGGCCCACTTGGAGGGGTATGTCTCGGTTGAACATCTGAAGCGCTATACAACCTCAGGCATGGCGGCCGACCAGGGCAAGACTTCGAACCTCAACGCACTTGCCCGCATGGCCGAATTGCGAGGCCTCACCATGTCCTCCGTTGGCACCACGACCTTCCGCCCACCGTATACGCCGGTCACCATTGGCGCCATCGTTGGTCATGATCACGGTTTGAATTTCCGCCCGACAAGACTTTCAACCATCCATGGCTGGCATGAGGAAAATGGGGCCGAGATGATCGACGCGGGTGCGTGGCTGCGGCCATGGTACTATCCGACCAAGGGCGAAGATATCAATGACGCTTATGTTCGTGAAGCCGCTCACGTACGCAGGCATGTCGGCATTGTGGATGTCTCCACGCTCGGTAAAATCATAGTGCAGGGACCTGATGCAGCGGAATTCCTCAATCGCGTTTATGTTAACGGCTTCAAGACGCTTCCCATTGGAAGGCTACGCTACGGCGTAATGCTGCGCGAGGATGGCTTCGTGTTTGATGATGGCGCAACCGCGCGCCTTGGCGAATGCGAATACTTCATGACGACCACCACCGCGAATGCGGCTAAGGTGCTGGCCAACGCGGAATATCTCCTTCAGACCACCTGGCGCGATCTTAGGGTGCATGTCACGTCGGTCACAGACCAGTGGGCGGCTATCGCGATTGCTGGCCCGAAATCCCGCAGCGTTCTGAGCGATTTGACAGGCACGGATCTGGGCAATGACACACTACCCAACAATCACTTCACTCATGTCAAGATCGCCGGAGTGGCTTGCCGCCTTCATCGCATGAGCTACTCAGGTGAGCTGGCCTATGAGCTTTACGCTCCAGCCAAGCGTGGCCGTACGATCTGGGAGACTCTTATTGCGGTCGATGCTTCATATCAACTCAAGCCGTATGGTCTCGAGGCGATGGGCGCCCTGCGCATCGAGAAAGGCCACATCGCCGGTTCGGAAATCGAAGGGCGCACGACCCTGAAGGATTTAGGTCTGGAGGGCTTCGCTTCGGGCA is a window encoding:
- a CDS encoding sarcosine oxidase subunit alpha family protein; translation: MTARRLPSGGRIDRSRKVSVQFDGRPLPAYAGDTLASALLASGQKILGRSFKYHRPRGLVAAGVEETNVLVHLRDRDRHEPNAQATMVEVSEGLTSTSQNAWPSLRFDLGAVNGLMSRFLGAGFYYKTFIGPFNGTKFWMFCEGFIRKAAGMGRAKVLADPDHYEKINAFCDVLVVGAGPAGIAAALAAGRKGDSVILVEQDCAIGGSLLSEPAGSPSDAWLAKAQFEFKDIPNVRVLTRTTAFGAYDCEVFGLVERVQDHLLVPEQGRPRQRYWVVRTKRAVFATGAIERPMVFAGNDVPGVMLTSAVRSYLNRYAVLAGERIVVATNNDSAYTAAIELANSGAIVTICDMRNEIPAQLGQDAKRAGIVVWPGHAVLKAEGGKRVKAAQVVPVGRDGKAIGRGVRVDCDIVTVSGGWTPTLHLWTQRFGNPRYDKDLDAFVPPPEKRAFTCVGSLIGCPSLREALAQGDRAGGGTGEEPRLFGRSDFWGRNLLPVAIITKADGSTPGKAFVDFQHDVKLADIDQAHLEGYVSVEHLKRYTTSGMAADQGKTSNLNALARMAELRGLTMSSVGTTTFRPPYTPVTIGAIVGHDHGLNFRPTRLSTIHGWHEENGAEMIDAGAWLRPWYYPTKGEDINDAYVREAAHVRRHVGIVDVSTLGKIIVQGPDAAEFLNRVYVNGFKTLPIGRLRYGVMLREDGFVFDDGATARLGECEYFMTTTTANAAKVLANAEYLLQTTWRDLRVHVTSVTDQWAAIAIAGPKSRSVLSDLTGTDLGNDTLPNNHFTHVKIAGVACRLHRMSYSGELAYELYAPAKRGRTIWETLIAVDASYQLKPYGLEAMGALRIEKGHIAGSEIEGRTTLKDLGLEGFASGKKPFVGSVLRKRPVLEDAMRPSLVGLEIAGDIGARAGSLLYGLNAPTKGHGEGWVSAVTYSPSLKKNIALALLSRGPQRFGETIQVVDFVGNQRLEAKVVSHHFFDPEGHRQNG